From a single Fulvivirga ulvae genomic region:
- a CDS encoding sensor histidine kinase: MRTTLKIKEMNHLLNQELSEANSVLDKFVYSCSHDLKGPLASIKGLIRLAEKSTRDDIIDECLHLINESVVRMDNFLKSLESFVGNARGPIVKSSIHFNENIAKILDQYLDYVRASKIKFRVRVKQDQKFVSDQLRVNLILEHLIQNAIVFQDLRKTEKFVDIDVKVTPKHAVIEICDNGEGISKENISDIFQMFYRSSESSKGSGLGLYIVQEAVNKLEGEVSVASSKGVGSNFIVKIPNNL, encoded by the coding sequence ATGAGAACCACACTTAAAATTAAGGAAATGAATCACTTACTCAATCAGGAGTTGTCTGAGGCTAATTCAGTGCTCGATAAGTTTGTTTACAGCTGTTCTCATGACCTTAAAGGGCCATTGGCTTCCATAAAGGGATTGATCCGACTGGCGGAGAAATCCACAAGAGATGATATCATCGATGAATGCCTTCATCTGATCAACGAGAGTGTGGTAAGAATGGATAACTTCCTGAAATCATTAGAGTCATTTGTTGGAAACGCCCGCGGACCAATTGTAAAATCCAGCATTCATTTCAACGAGAATATAGCCAAGATTTTAGATCAATATCTGGATTATGTGCGAGCCAGTAAAATTAAATTTAGGGTACGTGTAAAGCAGGATCAGAAATTTGTGTCGGACCAGCTGCGTGTAAACCTCATCCTTGAGCACCTTATTCAGAACGCAATAGTTTTCCAGGATTTAAGGAAAACAGAAAAATTTGTAGATATAGATGTAAAGGTTACACCGAAGCATGCTGTAATAGAAATATGCGATAATGGTGAAGGTATTTCCAAAGAGAATATTAGTGATATTTTTCAAATGTTTTACCGGTCATCCGAATCTTCCAAGGGATCGGGCCTTGGCTTGTATATAGTACAGGAGGCAGTAAACAAACTGGAAGGAGAAGTTTCAGTTGCTTCATCCAAAGGGGTTGGGAGTAACTTCATAGTCAAAATACCAAACAATTTATAA
- a CDS encoding response regulator transcription factor has protein sequence MRHIRVLLVDDHALMREGVASMLKNVEFIDVVGKVESGEEAINAAQELYPDIILMDIMMKGMTGIEAARWIKEQNSDIRIILLSGEVNQDYISLSAKVGVNGYLPKDVSREALIDAIKKVNAGEKYFSPSIMNMVFEQFYNQEADEKKPAQKSKELTTREFEVLEQVAMGKSNQEVADALFISIKTVETHKTNILSKLGLKNTAELVKYAIKNNIIEL, from the coding sequence ATGAGACATATTCGCGTACTTTTAGTAGATGACCATGCTCTGATGAGAGAAGGCGTTGCATCAATGCTGAAAAATGTTGAATTCATTGATGTGGTAGGGAAAGTAGAGAGTGGAGAGGAGGCCATTAATGCTGCTCAGGAACTTTACCCGGATATAATATTAATGGATATTATGATGAAAGGAATGACAGGTATAGAAGCGGCCCGCTGGATAAAAGAGCAAAATAGTGATATCCGGATCATATTATTGTCAGGTGAGGTTAATCAGGATTATATATCCCTAAGTGCAAAAGTTGGGGTTAATGGATATTTACCGAAAGACGTCAGCCGGGAGGCATTGATAGATGCTATAAAAAAGGTCAACGCCGGAGAAAAGTATTTCAGCCCCTCTATTATGAATATGGTTTTCGAGCAATTTTATAATCAGGAAGCTGATGAAAAGAAACCAGCTCAAAAAAGTAAAGAGCTTACGACCAGGGAGTTTGAAGTGCTGGAGCAGGTAGCTATGGGAAAGTCAAACCAGGAAGTGGCCGATGCCCTGTTTATCAGTATCAAAACCGTTGAAACACATAAAACAAATATTCTTTCCAAGCTTGGTCTTAAAAATACTGCCGAACTTGTCAAGTATGCCATAAAGAACAACATCATTGAGCTGTGA
- a CDS encoding response regulator transcription factor has protein sequence MKKILVIDDTLHLLEEISDLLQMEGYDVITAYDAFDGMRKIGTTNPDLIITDLLMPEMNGFELISKIRSIDRHQFTPIIVLSAQATKETEQKARDCSADAYIRKPCTADQLILSIEKLLK, from the coding sequence ATGAAAAAGATATTAGTAATTGATGATACGTTACATCTTCTTGAGGAGATAAGCGATCTGTTGCAAATGGAGGGATATGATGTAATTACTGCATACGATGCTTTTGATGGCATGCGCAAGATAGGCACAACCAACCCTGACCTGATCATCACGGATTTGCTGATGCCTGAAATGAATGGCTTTGAGTTGATCTCCAAAATCCGGTCTATTGACAGGCATCAGTTTACTCCCATCATAGTGCTTTCTGCTCAGGCAACCAAGGAAACAGAGCAAAAAGCCAGGGATTGTAGCGCGGATGCCTACATCAGAAAACCGTGTACGGCGGATCAGCTGATTTTATCTATAGAAAAACTGCTTAAATAA